In Acidaminococcus fermentans DSM 20731, one genomic interval encodes:
- a CDS encoding Nramp family divalent metal transporter — protein sequence MYIEHLGFDPETVPKLTFLQMLKRIGPGIILTGVVIGPGAITTAAMLGANYGYDMLWLFIPIFLMGITFMLTCYRITMLTGMPIIHAIRHYYGKGSAAFVGVCLFLACLFFTFGNISGSGAGMNLLFGIDWKIGALIMIAILLVMYFSKNTYSKVEKGILLCILAMIAAFYATLYVSGGPEWGGFFQGVTHWGFPKGSIHNSLAFISTHAAITAGVYGTYLGAEKKWNKKDMFNGTMLADAIAHVVTVILISGAVVLVGAIVLHPQGLRIKAPAQLAAMLRPFLGGYANLVMGLALLGAAFSSLLGNTQRGVVLLNAGLDKDVSLESKLVRWLCVACIVFGCVICFLYNGSPTRLIFIANLATAIGTPTAGFFVTRMIWRKDVNEGMKQPLLLQISMTVCYLFALGMTVYALVAKL from the coding sequence ATGTACATTGAACATCTGGGCTTCGACCCTGAAACCGTTCCCAAACTGACTTTTCTGCAGATGCTGAAGCGGATCGGCCCCGGCATCATCCTGACCGGGGTGGTCATCGGTCCGGGAGCCATCACTACCGCTGCCATGCTGGGGGCCAACTACGGCTATGACATGCTGTGGCTGTTCATCCCCATTTTCCTTATGGGCATCACCTTCATGCTCACCTGCTACCGGATTACCATGCTGACGGGCATGCCCATCATCCACGCCATCCGCCACTATTACGGCAAAGGGTCGGCGGCCTTTGTGGGTGTCTGCCTGTTCCTGGCCTGTCTGTTCTTCACTTTCGGGAACATTTCCGGCAGCGGAGCCGGCATGAACCTGCTGTTCGGCATCGACTGGAAAATCGGGGCCCTGATCATGATCGCCATCCTGCTGGTGATGTATTTTTCCAAGAATACCTATTCCAAGGTGGAAAAAGGGATCCTGCTGTGCATCCTGGCCATGATTGCCGCCTTCTATGCCACCCTGTACGTGTCCGGAGGACCGGAATGGGGCGGATTCTTCCAGGGTGTCACCCACTGGGGATTCCCTAAGGGGAGCATCCACAACAGCCTGGCCTTCATCAGTACCCATGCGGCCATTACCGCCGGGGTCTACGGCACCTACCTGGGCGCAGAAAAGAAATGGAACAAGAAGGACATGTTCAACGGGACCATGCTGGCGGATGCCATTGCCCATGTGGTGACGGTGATCCTGATTTCCGGCGCCGTGGTGCTGGTGGGGGCCATCGTCCTCCATCCCCAGGGGCTGCGGATCAAGGCTCCGGCCCAGCTGGCGGCTATGCTCCGTCCCTTCCTGGGCGGGTATGCCAACCTGGTCATGGGCCTGGCGCTCCTGGGAGCCGCCTTCTCCAGCCTTCTGGGGAACACCCAGAGAGGGGTGGTACTGCTGAATGCAGGGCTGGATAAGGACGTGAGCCTGGAAAGCAAACTGGTCCGGTGGCTGTGTGTGGCCTGCATCGTGTTCGGCTGTGTCATCTGCTTTTTGTACAACGGGTCTCCCACCCGGCTGATCTTCATCGCCAACCTGGCCACTGCCATCGGGACGCCCACGGCAGGGTTCTTCGTCACCCGGATGATCTGGCGGAAGGACGTGAACGAAGGGATGAAACAGCCCCTGCTGCTCCAGATCTCCATGACCGTCTGCTACCTGTTCGCCCTGGGCATGACCGTATACGCCCTGGTGGCGAAGCTGTGA
- a CDS encoding LacI family DNA-binding transcriptional regulator gives MPTLKDVAKLACVDVSTVSRALNNNPCVHAETKARIMAAVEKLSYRPNLLAKGLRQGKRHTIGVVVPRLHLTVFSTVAQAIEETARAQGYATLLCSTEDDPQIEKEGLSRLRNGLVDGILLAGTGKNKKLVRDIQASGIPVTQVIRIQDDTLSSVTVDYVKCGYEAVKYLYGKGSRHPGLITGSLKVSPYKFRYQGYREALEELGLKEITSEAKGFTSSLEYGYQTTRQMLLEHPELDAILAATDAQGIGAMRALKEARKKVPRQVRIISLTGHEIGNMLETTMTTLEMPAREIGRKAAQLVLEQIEAKDRSAVSIQHVVYDSVLIEREST, from the coding sequence ATGCCAACCCTGAAAGACGTGGCCAAGCTGGCCTGCGTGGATGTGAGCACCGTCTCCCGGGCCCTGAACAACAATCCCTGCGTCCACGCGGAGACCAAGGCCCGGATCATGGCCGCGGTGGAAAAACTCAGCTACCGGCCCAACCTGCTGGCCAAGGGGCTGCGTCAGGGCAAACGGCACACCATCGGAGTGGTGGTGCCCCGGCTCCATCTGACAGTGTTCTCCACCGTAGCCCAGGCCATCGAAGAAACGGCCCGGGCCCAGGGATATGCCACCCTGCTGTGCAGCACCGAAGATGATCCCCAGATTGAAAAAGAGGGGCTGAGCCGGCTGCGGAACGGTCTGGTGGACGGGATCCTCCTGGCCGGCACCGGAAAGAACAAAAAACTGGTCCGGGACATCCAGGCTTCCGGGATCCCGGTGACCCAGGTAATCCGGATCCAGGATGACACTCTCTCCAGCGTCACCGTGGACTATGTGAAATGCGGATACGAGGCGGTGAAGTACCTGTACGGCAAGGGAAGCCGTCATCCCGGTCTGATCACCGGTTCTTTGAAGGTATCTCCCTATAAATTCCGGTATCAGGGATACAGGGAAGCCCTGGAGGAACTGGGGCTGAAGGAAATCACCTCCGAAGCCAAAGGGTTCACCAGTTCCCTGGAATACGGCTACCAGACCACCAGGCAGATGCTTCTGGAGCATCCGGAACTGGATGCCATCCTGGCGGCCACGGATGCCCAGGGCATCGGTGCCATGCGGGCCCTGAAGGAAGCCCGGAAAAAAGTTCCCCGGCAGGTCCGGATCATCAGCCTTACCGGCCATGAAATCGGGAACATGCTGGAAACCACCATGACCACCCTGGAAATGCCCGCCCGGGAAATCGGCCGGAAAGCCGCCCAGCTGGTGCTGGAGCAGATCGAAGCCAAGGACCGGAGCGCCGTGTCCATCCAGCATGTGGTGTACGATTCAGTGCTGATCGAACGGGAAAGCACCTGA